The genomic window CTTTCTTCGGGCTTACAACCAACAATATCACGACGAAATGCCTTTTGATTCCCAATTCACCGACTCGAGAAATCGCCGACCGGTTATTTCTTTGTTTATAAGGATAGCAGTTCTTACAGTTCCAGGCTGACAGATGCAAAAGCCCAACGTTCACTCCAACAGCCACCAATCTTGACCCAAACCAGCCATGTCACAGCCAAGAGTCCTCATTTGCGGTGCTGGCATCGCCGGCCAAGCCGTTGCGTTTTGGCTGTCCAAAGCAAACTTCAACGTCACTGTCATTGAGCGCTATCCCAAATTGCGCTCCACGGGCCTCCAACTCGACCTGCGCGGACTCGGCATCGAAGTGATGAAACGCATGGGTCTGGAAAAGGCGTTTCGGGCCAAGTCGGTTCAAGAGCAAGGCTTAGAGATCGTCGACACCTTGAACAAACGATGGGCGTATTTCCCAGCTAACAGGAGCGgccaagggcttcaaggatTTACCACCGATTTCGAGATCATGAGAAAGGACCTTTGCGACATCCTACACGAATCAACCAGGGACCAAGTCAAGTACATGTTTGGTACGACTGTCGAAAGCTTCGAACAACATGACGGCGTCGTTAATGTCACCTTTTCAGGAGGGCAGAACGGCCAATTCGATCTCGTTGTCGGTGCTGACGGCCAAGCTTCACGCACTCGCAAAGCCATGCTTGGGCCAGACGCTGAGGATCCTACTCACTATCTGGGTGCCTACATCGCCTACTTTACCATTCCTCGTCAAAACCAGAACGGGAAAGAATACGATGCGCGGTTCTATCTCGCTACTGGAAAAAGATTCATCTTCACCAGACGCAACGACGATTCCAGAGTCCAGATTTACATGGCTTGCAAGACTGATAAAGAGTGGATGAAGGATATTCGCAAGGgggacatggacaaggagaGGCAAGCCTTCGCGGGCATGTTCAAAGGTGCGGGATGGGAGACGGATGAGATCCTCGCAGAGATGATGGTCACCGACGACTTTTACTGTGAGCGTCTCGGCGTTGTTCAACTCGATGCTTGGTCCGAGGGTCGCGttgttcttgttggagatgctgcttTCTGCCCCTCAGCATCCACAGGCATGGGAACGACGTCGAGCATGGTGGGGGCATATGTGCTGGCTGGGGAGATCAAAAAGCATTGTCGAGAGTCTGGCAATGACGGCATTCCATCTGCGCTTAAGGCTTACGACGAAAAGTTCCGTCCTTTCATGGATCAAGTTCAACGCGGTTTGACGGATGGCGAGTCGTTCTGGAGTAGACTACCGACGTCTTCGTTCGGTGTCACCATTGCCAACGTTTTTATGTGGTTAGCCATGATGCTGAGAGTGGATGTCATTGGCAAGCGAGTTCTCCGAGAGGATGTCGGAGCTTGGCAGCTTCCAGACTACGAGCGGATGGTAAAAGGAGGACCATCAGCTTGAGTATTGTCTAACTAGTAAAGGCTTGCTGCCCAGTGGTCTCGTATCACACAGGCGGCCATGATGTTCTCCACTCCCTACACAAACCTCTTTGCCATGTAGACAAGCGGCACTGGAAGAATATCTCCAGTCGAGGGGTCGTGCCAGTTGTACCCTCTATCAACCctcttgacaacctcgtATCCCTGACGTATGTACCATTCTTCGATCGCACGCACTTCTGCGCCACTGGAATTGTAATATGTCTTATTAAAATTGTTGTCTCCGAGCTGAAAATGCTTCTGAACCGTGTCCAAGCCGATGACGTTGCGGTTGAAGGGAGGGTGCCTTGCAAGTCTCTCCGTTTCGGCCATGGCACTACGTCCGAGGCCAGCACTCTGGAGTGCCCTGCAGTGGTCAGCGGCCCTTCGAGTAAGTCATTGAAGATGTGTACCATGAAATGTAGAGCGACATGATCCATATAGTAGATGATGGAAGTTGAAATCGCTCGTTTTGTTCAGGAAGCAATTCGAGTGCGATATGACCTATGGGGAGGAAGTGACGATTCGTTGGTTCCCGAGACGTGTTGAATACTGTATCCGCTGTATCTGAGAGCTCCTCAGCTTCCTGGAATTTGTCAGACGTCTCAGTTTCCCGTGAGTCGCTTTTCTCTCGATCCTTACATCAGGGTACCGGCTTGTATGCGTTGCTAGCAACTCTTCTCGCCCCTTAAGGTCGTCGGCCAATATCTGCTAAGTATCAACCTTCTGGATCAACTGACGTCTAACATGGAGACTAGACGATAACGCACGATCCAGTAGAGAAATTTCTGGCTCTTGAGCATCTTATTCCTCCACTCCTCCACCTCTTCATAGCGCCAGCCGCAAGCGACCCGCTGAACATGCATGCGCTTAAAATGCGCCTCGTTCGAAGGGTCCCATGGTATAAGTGCAGCCTTTGCGTGAACACCCATGGTGCCGGCCGTTGATCTAGTTGCTTCGATTGCAATTGTAGAGAAGACGTCTTGAGGCAGGGTTGGCCAAGAAAGAGAGGGAATGGACTCGGTTAGCAGACTAAGTCGAAGCGCAGGGTGCTGCCTATTTATGAGTGATGAAGGAACAGCTAGTAAGCCTGTCAGCTCCTTTCACCTCACTACCTACCTATGATTAGCCTCCCGTCCAAATGTGGAATTACCCAGCGGCCAACCTATTGGGCCGCGAATACGGTCGCATGTTCATGAAAGCCGGCGGGACCCCTGACGCTCACCTCAGCCTGTGCCGCGTCGGTCATGCAGCTTGGTATTTAATACCTGTAAGCAGTAGCTCAGTTAGCACAACGTGATATTTAACTCTCATCCTCTATTGAAATAGTGTCCCAGTATCAGCATTACTCTTTATCGGGGCGGAAGCATGCAATCATTGCTGTACACACTGGGGATGATCAAGCCACTCTTCGAGTCCATACATAAGTAGCTGCAGCCAATCATCTGTTTGAAACAACTTACCAGAAGTGTTTGAATGTTATTTGGACCAAGCAATGATCACGGCCTTGCTGTTATCCAGCAGAACAGCTTTGATCTGCGGTACCTTAATAACGGGTCGCGATGTCAATCTTAGCTGGAGGTGGTGTCTGATGCTTAAAGGCAACCTTCTTGTATGAACTGTATGGGGAGTTGTTAAAGCATAAAGAAGCTCTCAGAGATTTCTTCACACCTTACGACGGAAGAGAAATGCACCTTGCTCGGTGTGGACGTGTTGGGGCTTTGGTTCGCCCTGCCAAGTAGGACCGTGTCAACCACATGCTGCTAGGCACCTTTTCTGCCGCTTTTTGTTCGTTTGCTCATACTCTGAGCACAAACAAAGAGCAAGCGAATGCAGTGTGTGACTCACAGTCTGCCGTGTAACCGTAGGCGCCACATCCTTTGCCAGACGGCAATGTCAAACGGCTGCGACAGATGGCAAGACAGCTCTTATCTCTCATTCCAATAAGAAACATTGACTACTAGTTTCTTTAAACTGCCCATTAGACCTCCGCGTCCTATTCTCCTTCGTTTCGATCCCCGTCTGAACCTGCTCAAATCATCCTTTGTCAGAGTACCAACCTCTGATGAAATCTTCTGCTCTTCATTAGTAGCCAATCTCGTGATAGCTTTGTCCCCGCCTGCATTCCTACTGTTTACCGTGTTACTAGGAGTTGGAAGAAAACATCTGGCACTGCCCAGCAGTGCCCAGCACTGCACTTATCTGCGTTATCTGACCGACTTAATTTTGAGTGCAGAGAGTGAGGACTCGCCTCTTTGCTTTCCGCCTTTACGTTTGTTTACCATTCATCTCCGACCTTCGCATTCGATCCATCCTCACGTCCGCGCAACTCCTCCCAGAGGGTGTGATTCAGAGCCTCAACGTCAACTCcgttctcctcttccctccaTCGCTCTCGATCCCGATCTTCTCCGTCACGGGCCGCCCGCCCTATCAAGAATGGACATTCCGAATATTGCCTTCGAAGGCATTCGCGAATGGGCAAGCAGCGACAGCCCACCCGGCCCCAGAAACGTCAGCTTCGCCCACCTTAAGGTCTCCCGCCACTGCATGTCCGATGAGAACGTCTGGCaagtcatcatcgccggccTCTGGGATGCGGAATGGGGTATCTGTGTCGGGTCGTCCTTGGATGCTGGCACCGCCTATTTTGCTCACGACAAACTCGAGGATGATCATGAGGGCGACGAGGGTCCTGTTTTCGAGTTCCTGTGCTATCACGGATGGAGGGAATCGCTTTCAAGCTACCGAGTGACCAATGGTCCTGGGCTTAAGTCTTGGAATATGGATATTGCGCCTACCGACTCTCTCTGCGTCGCCTTCGTCATCGATCCCCAGATGTCGGCCGAATGTGCTATCTCCTTGATCGCAACCGTGCAGTGGGCAGCCGATGTGTCGTCCCAATACATGATCCGGGTCATGACCATCTCTTCAGAGGATGCGCCAAGAGCTCTACGGAAGCTGCTGTATATTTACGACTTGGGCTGTCCCCACCCTTTGTCGCTCAACCCTCCAGACAGCATTGCTTCTATGCGAAGAGAAGTCCAAAGAGTCATCCGAACCGACCAGAGCGACATTGTCCGAGCCCTCCAGAGAGAGTCCCAGCGAGACCTTGAGAACCAGGTTGTCGTCTCTTGGCAGCACAAGCTCCCACAGTTTGATCTCAGCGAAGACCGCCGAATCATCATCCGCGTACTAGAGCTGGACGTATGCGATCAAGACCGTGTCTTTCTGGTGACAAACCTCACACTGATGCATCAAGGGGACTTTGAGCACCGATTTTCAAGCATCGTCAATGATTACCGGAGTCGTAGCACAGCAAGCCTCAACGGCTGTGTCGTCCGTTTTGTCCCTCACACGTCACGGCCTCCCTTTCCTCTGGATGGGTTCGACAATGTGCACCTTATCCTGGCGTCTCACAGAGATCAAATCATTCATGACGCTGTCACAGGTCAACTCACACGCATCAACCTACCCATTTGTCAAGAGGAACGGCTTGAGCAAGTGGCCTGGGCCGTCCGCACTCGCAACGTCCCTACCAGCATCTCCATTTACACTGAGTCCTCCAGCGTAGACGATTTCGTCTCTTTTGGGAGTCATTATCGTCGTCTCAAAATTTGCAACGAGCAGGCTGGCGGTTTCATCGCCGTAGTCGTCCGATGCCTTGCCAACTGGGGGGTAGACGGACCAAGTATCGTCTGCTGTTTCTTCGAAGCGAATATTGAAAAGTCAGCACATCTCAACACCATAAGTCGTCTCCATGTACAGGGCATCCTTGGCGATAAGAGTTTGTCAATTGGCTTGGTTGGCAAGAACTCGAACATCTTTGACATGGCCCTGTACGTCCTTGGCTTCGACCACCGCCTCGCCCTCTTCGTGGCGCTACCATCCGAGAGCGCCGTTGTCCGTCAGGTCAAAATGCAGCTCGCAGCCCTATTGTCGGAAGGAATTGACAGGCTTCTCCATTTCAACGACGACGTTTCGGAACATGATCTCGCCTCGCAGTGTCAGGGCTGGACCAAACCACTTGCTCGCACAGGGTCTATGTGGTTAGCCCTCGGGCTCTGGAAAGGATTCGCCGCGAAATACGATGACTTCACGACACCCAGAACTTCTCGAGAGGCGGAACATGGCAAACTAAAGCTTGACGACTATGGAATGTCCATTGATGTCGCCACATGCCAGCAGATCAACAAAACCATCAACACGCTCTGTAGTTTCTTCGTGGAGCGAGAGATCCCCGTGCTACCCGTCAGAAGCGTGGTCGAGCTACGGGAGCTGCGTCCTGCGGAGGTTCTTGAGCTACAGAAGCATCTGCTACACGCCTACATCTTCCAACTCACCGAGCAGCTCGATGGCCCAAGCGGCCCGAAGTTTCTTGACGTCTCAACACAGATGGATATCGATGTTGAATGTGGGATTCCTCACTGGACAAAGTCAACACTGGACTTTGAACGCATCCGGAAGTCCGATTTAACAGGTACTGGGTCCATCTTCGGGATCTACCATGGCATGGAACGGACAGAGGGTTCGAGTGTCGTTCGTCTCTCTGACTGGACATGGATCTCAACTTCCGTGGTTTCTGATTAGGAATCAAAGCATGCTGAAGGGGTGCCTATTGATTACGCTCTGTGTACCGTTATTCCGGACTGTCCAAACCCTGAGGAGGCGCCGGTTGAGAGCAAGCTGGTTGCTAAGGGAGTGGCAGTGCACCCGGAGTACCCACCACCCAGTGTGTAGATGGAGGTGTCTGGTTATGTATTTGGGTCAGCTGGATGTGGCCGAGTGCAGATGGAAAAGTGTATCGTGACCGCGGTTCGGCGAAAACATCTATTCAAGATGGACAGGTCACATTGTTTAAAATGTAAACAGTCTGTATCTTTCAAACAATGCCAAGTTGACAACTCAGGACATATAACTTACAGCAGCTGGAAGCAGTCTACACAATGTTGTCAAGGTGAACATTTACATCACCGACATGCAGAGCTTTAGTCGCATCAATAAGGCCCACGATGAGTTCTTTAGATGGAGCCCCAAGCCTATATACCTCGTCTCTCCTTCAGTTCAATGCTACTCGAATTACGCTCTCTTCTACGAGCACAAATCTAATGGTATCATAAGCTCGCACTTGTGTTGCGTTGCACCAACTGCCACTGGGCACGGATGTGGAGATGGAGTGCATAGCGCTTCTGAACGAAGGACAATGATGGAACTGTGGTTTTTGAAAGCTTTGAACAGTATTAAGGGTAGTATTTAAATGAAAGGATCGAAGCGTATGCGCCTGGAGTGCCTATCAGATAGGCGTGGACATACAAGTCTGGTAATAGTGCCTAATCCCGTAGTGTTGAGCCATGACTCAAATATCAAGGAAGCAGCTGTGCACCACACTCCATAGAAGAGTCACTAGCCCTTAGTCAATCCTTTCTCATAGCTTGCTAAGCTGATATTACTGGTTTTGCAAACCTAGATATAGGATAGTTCTTATAGGACCGAAAGGCTAGGAGGGGTTGCTTACTACCGGCTTACCAAACATCGCCTCGTGCCGAAAACATACCCTCTATGCCTCTGAAAGTGGAACAAGGGTCAATCAACCATCGAGAGGACACCCATCCCATAGTAGAGGCTCCCATACCACCCCGTGATGTTGTCGACCGGAGATTATGTCCCCATGGGGGTCAGGTCGACCCTTGTCAATCACATGAGTGGAGAAGTCAGGCAAATATTTTAACGAGGAACGAGAACCACATCTATTTATAGGATCTCATTGTAACCTAACCGACCTATGGCGGAGCGTTTTGGCTTCCCTATGCCCGGCAGTTGACGTAATGCCAACATGCAACGGGTGCGCCCCCGCCGGGCCGTCGCTTGTACAGTAACAAGGGGAAACCGGAATAGCTTCCCTTTTGGGGTAGCGGTGCGATCCCTAACTGAATCTGAATCTACTCGTCATCGTGAATGTCGACGACCGTCTTGGTCCACTTGCGAGCAGGGACACGACGTCGGAACAGAATGTCGATCTCACGGTAGGATCGACCCTTCATCTCAGGCACCCAGATGTAAGACATGACCAAGCAGACGAGGGCAGTACCAGCCCAGACATAACCACACTTGCCACCGAGGTTTCCGCCCTATAGAATGTTAGCAATTGTGCCTTAGAATGCGGGCGAGGATATCTTACTGTGGGGTTGAGCATGTAACTAGACAGGAAGATGCAAGGAATGTTGACGAGGTAGTAGCATCCTCGTCCGACACCAGTGGTAAGAGGCCTGAGACGAATGGCAGATGTCTCTCCGATAATGACCCACGAAGCGGGAGCAGGGCCGAGAGTGAAAAGGACAGAGACGATGAGACCCAGGGACGCCTGCGCGAGggaggccgaggttgacTGTCCGAAAGAGGCTGCGACACCGAtagcgacgaggacgaccaTGTTCATGGCCGAACCCCAGAGGTAGATGGTACGTCGGCCAAGGTAGGTTGTGAGGATCCAAGAGAGCATGACCATGACGGTCTGGAGGGCAGAGGTGATCAGACCCATGGCGAAGGCAGTATCAGTCTTCATGCCAGCCTGCTGAAAGAAGTAGACGGCCTGGTTGGCAATCAGGTTACCAGTAAGGTTCTGGGCGGCGTAGACACCGCACACGATGAGGGTACGGTAGCAGTCAGTGCCCTTCCACAGCTCGATCAAGCTGGGCTCCTTCTCAgtcttctcgaggtcgatggtacgcttcatcatggcgacgGTCTCGCTCGACTTGTTAATCAACGACTTGCGTCCGAGGCGCTCCACAGCGTGtgctgcctcctccatctttccCTTTCGAACCAACCACCAAGGCGACTCGGGCGCCAAGAAGATCAGGATGGCAAGAGGGGTGGGGAACATCCATTGAAGGGCAATGGGGATGCTATTCTCTCGTTAGCAGAGTAATCACTTGTTATGTGAAAAGGCATGTACCGGTAAGCGTTGGGGTGGTCCAGGGTGTTGTAACCGTAGGTGACGCCaccgacgatgatggctccGATGGCCCAGAACATCTGAAGCATCTGAGTGGCAGGAGCTCGCAGCTTCATGGGCACAATCTCGGAACAGTATGCGGGGgagttggcgatgaagatTCCCCACGGAATGCCCTCGAGGATCTGAGACACCAGCATCACAGGGAGCGAGTTGGCGAAGTAGAAGACAAAGATGAAGGCGTTCAGGGCCATGAGGCCGGCGATGGTCGCCCAGCGGTATCCGATTTTGCTGGTGAGGGGACCAGCGAGGAAGACGCCGATCAACGCACCAATGGGACCGATAGCCTGGAGCGCAGACTGCCACTTGGTCTCGATGACCCATTCGCCTTTATTGTAGATGCCGTAATCTTTGGCGAATCGAGGGAGGGCGATGAAACTGCCGATCAGGAAGACACAGTAGGACTCCATGATCTAGTGATGGTGTTAGCACAGGTCATGTGAATGGGTAAGTATATAGCTTACAATGGTGCaggacatgatgaaggcCCAGAGCGAAGCCATGGGGTAAGCTCGAACGGCCTCGAGCACACCCATGTTGTGCTCCGCATTCTCTGCCTCGATAGCATCCTGCTTCTGGGCAGTCGccgccttgtcctcggcaGCGTACGTCTTGTCTTCAACATCGTAGGCATGCTCGACCTCTTGGCCGCCCTCGGCCTTTACATCGACGGGGTTGCCCATGTTGGATGGTGTCTGCCTGAATGAACAATGACAATGGCAATGTGTAAGGATGGACGGGTTACCAAGAGACAAGTCAGTGCAGGTCGCATCCAACTTATAAGCTTTCCATGATGCCTGGCGGGTGAAGTGTCGGGCTAATGCATGGATGGCCCGTCCTGTTAGTCGTGGAACTATTATCAGCACCATGTCATTTAGCCATCTGGGGTTCGTCTCGTTTTCCTTTAGACGCGCCTATGACAGGCCAAGCCCTCCAAGAGGGTTCACAGCTTATACGCCCGCCTATCAGATCCTCGGGGGGATCCTGGCCACCCCGTGGGCACCCCGCATGGGAGCTACCCCGGAATAGCAGGTATGGACGGCGTCACTCCGGCCAATTCCCCGACCTCCATGCAAACGTTACATCCCAACCGGCGCCAATTACCCCGGAGCCCGGCCTGTTCCTTGGCTTCTCCAATATCGCGTCGTTGGCTGTGCCGCATTCGCTTTATTGATGCGCCGAAGGAGGGGAACACGCtcggctcctcctccaaggaaCCATCCGCACCACACGGCTGGCTTCCAGTTAGATGGGGTTGTTAGCCTCAGGAGCGGTTTGACCCCGCATTCTTTCGTCTAGTGTTCCATGTGTTGTTGTAGATCCTTCGTCGTATCTCGCGCCGGGATCAAGTCTTGTGTCCTTCTAGTGCGTTGGACATTGCCGATCAAATCACGCGCCTTGCTTTCGTGGCTGCAATCTCGGGCGAATGCAAAcgtggatgacgaggattCCCAACGTCTGATCGAGCATCCAACTCAAGGATCTGGCTTGGCCTCAGGACAGTCAAAGTTTGGCGGCTTTGCTCTCTGTACTCGGCAGGTTTTGACATTAGGGAGAGGTAGCTAGGCACTCGATTCTCGCCTCAACCCTTACAAGCCGTCTCGAGGGCTTCACTGACTCGCGAATTTACGAGCCTAGAGCCAAGCAAAATCTTGCTGCGGGCGTTTTACGCGCATATGGCACGTGAACGCCCGAGTGTCAGGCTCAAATCACCACACTCTGATTGATGGTGCGATCGAGTCTTGGGAGCACCCGTTCATTGGATCGACACTTGATCAAAAGTGGAGAAAATATCAAAAGCAGGCCGTCATTCTGATGGAGACTTTCCTCCAGCCGCTAGGAAATATTGAGAATGGTGGCACGGCAGAGTTTAAGCATGCGATAGCTCGTCGGCACTGACACCGAGTCGAGTGCGAATACACAATAGATGTCGTTATTGCACGGGCAATAAAAGATATTTGAACTGCAAATGAGGTAACCTTATATTCCTAGATCTATATAAACGGTATTGCATGCATTGACTCAAAGGCCGATTGAGTTTAAAGGGCGTTGATCACGTTGAATACGAAAAATATTGAAGTCTAGGGTAGCCGCAAAGTCCAGGATTCCCTTACTACCAGGTTAGGAAATAAGGCCTTGCCCTGACATGGCCCGCAAATGGAGATGGAATCACCCCACAATAGGGGCTCTGATCTTACCATCCCTACTGTCATGCCAGATGGAACGAGGTCAGGCGGATACTTGAACCGGGGAACGGCCCGTCTTCCATTACCTTATTTCGTCGTCTTGTCTCGACATCTAGGGCGAGCTGTTAACCGTAGTTCAGCCATTGCGGCCCGACGTTCCCCAATTTGGTCATGGTGTTGTGGATTTCGTGATGCCGCGTGAACGCTCGATCTGCACCAAATGGAGACGTACCCGATGTGTAACCGAGTATTTCCCGtttaaagtaataaatataacATGATCATGGAGCTTGCTGACTCCTGAACTCTTCTGCTGCACCTTAGATCTAGTCACAATGGCGACCGTGACGCAGACAGAGACCAGTAGCGTCCCAGCGACCTTTGAGCTGCAGAGTCAGCACGAGAGCCCCAGGAACTCACTCAACGATCCCGAACCCGAGCATGTGTCGAACAAACCCAGCAAAGCAGAACTGCTCAGGATTATGAGCGTTGCATTCTCCTTTTTTGTCGCCGGAGTCAACGATGGCAGTGTCGGAGCCCTTGTCCCCCATGTGATCCGAGATTACAAAGTTACCACGGCCATCGTATCATCTGTGTGAGTTGGACGATTGTGTCTGTCTCGACAAAGCTAACTGTTGCAGTTACGGAGCCAACTTTATGGGTTGGTTTCTGGCCGCCTTCTCAAATACACATCTATGCCAaatccttgacctcggcgccATGCTCGCTCTTGGCGCTGGGCTACAGGTGCTGTCTCATGCTCTACGGGCCTGGCGACCACCCTTTGCCCTTTTCACCATCACGTTTATGCTGGCTAGTCTCGGCCAGGCTTACCAAGACACACATGGAAACACCTTTGTTGCGGGCGTAAAAGGGTCGCATCGATGGCTAGCGTTCATCCATGCAATGTACATGGCTGGGTGTCTTGTCGGACCATTCGTCGCAACTGGCGTTGCCTCGGCTGGGAGCGTATCGCGTTGGTACCTCTTCTACATTTTTC from Fusarium keratoplasticum isolate Fu6.1 chromosome 10, whole genome shotgun sequence includes these protein-coding regions:
- a CDS encoding FAD-binding-3 domain-containing protein; the protein is MSQPRVLICGAGIAGQAVAFWLSKANFNVTVIERYPKLRSTGLQLDLRGLGIEVMKRMGLEKAFRAKSVQEQGLEIVDTLNKRWAYFPANRSGQGLQGFTTDFEIMRKDLCDILHESTRDQVKYMFGTTVESFEQHDGVVNVTFSGGQNGQFDLVVGADGQASRTRKAMLGPDAEDPTHYLGAYIAYFTIPRQNQNGKEYDARFYLATGKRFIFTRRNDDSRVQIYMACKTDKEWMKDIRKGDMDKERQAFAGMFKGAGWETDEILAEMMVTDDFYCERLGVVQLDAWSEGRVVLVGDAAFCPSASTGMGTTSSMVGAYVLAGEIKKHCRESGNDGIPSALKAYDEKFRPFMDQVQRGLTDGESFWSRLPTSSFGVTIANVFMWLAMMLRVDVIGKRVLREDVGAWQLPDYERMVKGGPSA